The following nucleotide sequence is from candidate division KSB1 bacterium.
ATCCGCTAAATAACCGGCAGCGAAACTTCCCAATCCACCTACTGCTATGGTAGCAAAAGCAGCCATTGTAGCTGACTTTTCAACCCCCAGAAATCCTATCCAACTGGCTGAAGGGGCTAATCGAAAGGATTCCAGTAGAAAAAATGCAATCCAGGTCCACATAGCATACAATTCCCACATATGACCAAAATATCCCATATTGGCTTGCATTATGGAGCGGTCCTTAAAGATATCTAAAATATAGCGCCATCGAAAAGGAGGGACTGGTTCTGCATATGGACCCAATTGAGTAAATTTCAGTACCAGGCCTGCCGCAAGGACTGTTGAGAGTGACGACAAAATGAGTACGGGCTTCCACTCTGATAGTTGAAAGACAGTTCGTATGAAATGTGGAGAGGCTGAACCAATAGCCAAACATCCGACGAGTATCCCTAACCCAAGTCCTCTATCGGATTTCATCCATGTGGTTAAAATCTTCATCGCGACAGGATAGACTGCCGCCAAAGCCGCTCCTGTGAGGAATCTCAATGCAATCACAATTGCAAAATAATCCCCGGAAATCGTTACAAGCCAATTCACCAATGCACCAAAAAGGCAGCCAATTCCATAAATCACACGTGGTTTGATAAGGTCGGCAAGATTGAACAATGCTATTAACAAAGCGCCAACTGCAAATCCTATTTGTACGGACATGGTCAACCATGCAGCTTCGCCATCGGTTAAATGCCATTCATCAACCACAATTGGTGCAATGGCTGTTGCCGAGAACCACAAGCTCATTGCCATCAGACATGAAAATGAAAGCAGGATTACATTAGGCCATTTTTTGTTCAAATTTTTATTTCCTTTACTAACAAAGGCAAAATTAGTCACAGAGCATCGGAGATCACTAGTGGGATTATATGTACATAAATCAATAGCCAATCAAATTGATGTGAGTTATGATATTTTTGGAAAGTTTATTCTATTCAGTTAATATCCTCAAGCTTGGCAGTGAAGTTGAACTTCACCGCTTTAATAATAATATCGAGGAGTTCAACTTTTCCATGAGGAAGTTCTGAGCATTTAGCTACACCCTGCAAAGCAAGATCAAAATGACAAAAAAATCTATTCAGCTAAAATTTTCGTTCCCGGGTTGTTCAGACTCCAATTGTACCAAAACGTATCGAAACCATTCAACTTGGAAGGGCAGTTATCACCCTCACCATTGAATAAACCGGTTTCAGAATCGAATTGACATTTTGATTCACTATGAATCCAGCTGCTATTTTGCTTTTGAAAATCCCCGGTATTTGAGATATATGCAACGGTGGAGTGAAGAAGATCGACATCTTTGGGACGATAAAAAAAGACATATAAATCATTTCTTAACTCGAAACTCCTGCCATCCTCCATCAGAAAATAAGGAACGGCATAAGCATCTCCCTCCAAATGAAAGGAATAAATAGGCTGTTTTGTATGCAATCGGGTGTCTTTTGCTTTTAGTCCCCGGAATCCTTCAGAAGATTCAAAATAGTTTGCATAGTGGTTTCCATCCACATCTTCTTTACCCCCTACCGAAAGGACCAGGGTATCAGGATGTTTTCTTAGCCAATCTTTCCATCTCATTTTTTTTCCGACTGGCATTTCATTAATCTTTGTTCCTGCTAACTCACCGGCAATCACTTCATCACTCATGATAAACCAATAGCTATCGGTTTCCTTGTCTTGCATAACCAAAGAACCATTGATCAAACCACCGGATGCTTCAAGTGTATAAGTTTTACCATTGTAATCACGACCGTACACGACGGCAGTATTTGCCAGCGGTCACCATACAGCTGCAAAATTAGTTTCACCTATCTTGTCATTTACCACTTCATGGCTGTTTAACAGGGATAAGCTGTAAGCCCTTGTTTGCCCGTCAATTTCGACGCCAAAAATCCATGAATCTTCATTTACTTTGGCTTTATTAGCAGGAACAAATTTCGGTTTTACGATTGCGGCTATCCGGCCGCGGGGGATGATCTGCTGGAATTGTTTAAAAATATCTTTAGTCTGAGTCATAGCGGTATTCACCAGTCCAAAAATAACCCATAAAAGAATTATGCCAAATTTCTTAACTGTCATTTACTTGCCTTCCAAAATATGCTTGTTTGCCATTAATTTCAACTCTATAACCGAATTAAATCTATGATAATTCCTGTAGAATAGAAGAATTAAGGATAGAGAAGCAATATTAAATGCTTAGGCTTCAATGCCAAGTATATCCTCCAAACGTTCATACTTGTGTTCCTGAACCCATTTTTCATAATCACCATGGTACTCTACTTTTTTCTGTAAGTCAACAACTCGAGATTGGATGGATTTAATCTGCTCTTCTGTTAACAGGTTTCTATTCTGATTATTTAAAGCACCTCCATCGCCATTGACCAGACTAGTATAATCTTCATGGGTCCATTTTAAGAAATCGTTCATCACGTGATTCACAACAATTCTGCCGTGAACTTCAGATTCCTTGATATTGCCGCGCCCGGTCACTGCATTGCCAAGGGCGAATACATTTTCATATCCTTCCATCTTACCGGTATTTTCATTATCAATTATAAACAATTCTCCTTTCATGGGGATTTTATTGGTGGATTCCGGAATACTGCCAATTGAAGAAATTACCAGGGGGCTTCTTACTTCAAATGTACTACCAGGGATTAGCTTAACCTTGCCATCGATAATTTCAGACTTTTGAAAAACCAATCCGACCAACCTGTCCCCATCCACGATTTTATCCACCGGTACACTGCAAGGTTGAAATCGAAAACAATATTTTCTTTGGGCATTTTGTAAAATTTTTTGTCTAACCATCTGAGTTTTTTGCAATTGTTCCGGAGTAGCATTTTCCGGCGGCGATGCCAGGGGCATATCGATATCGCGGCGGCGGTAATAGAGGGTACAACCTTTGAGCTCTAAATCTTCAAATTGCAAGCCAAGACCATCAAGAATCTTAGGAATCCCTTTTTTATCGAGGGAGAAAAGATCGGATTCCAATCCCCGTTTTTCCAAGACTCTCAGGGTGGATTCCAGCATCAGGATTTTCACAACATCAATAGATGCCAATCCTCCTCCGATAACCACGGCATCATCATGAATTTCATAGAGTTCCCGATCATAGTCCGACTCATGATAATGATTGAACCAATCGACAAAAGGATTTTGATAATAGAAACCTTTACCAATATAATCATCTATTCCCGGTACTGTCATTGGCCGGTCTTTCCAGGCTCCTGTTGCCAGCAGCACTGCGCTAAATCCCCAATTATTCACAATCTCGTCAAAATCGATTGTTTCTCCCAATTTCATATTCGGGACATAACTTACATACTGCTGGTTAATTTTGTCATCGATCTTTTTTTCTTCTTTATTGCGAAGTTTTACATGCCACTTGGGTAACCCATCTTCGATTTTTCCATATGGCAGTGGATTTTTCTCAATAACCACCGAATAAATGCCACGTTGTGCCAATTGATGCGCTGCCTCTGAACCTGCACACGCACCGCCAAAAATCGCCACAAAATAACCAGGGTGTAACTCCATTGATTTACTCCAAATTGAAATGAATGCTTTTAAATGTTTTATCAGAAAAACAACTTTGATTTTGAGTCAAGTTTTTTTGCGATGAAATAAAATTACTTTGATTTAGGATTTCGATATTAGCATTTCAAGTTTATTTAGCTTGTTTTTCTTGTCGGTTTGAGGCGAAGCTTCACTAGCTTTTAACCTGTAATTCATCACGTATAATTTGTCTTAATAAAGTTTCTAAATCACGATTTTGAATATTGTCTTTCAATGCCTCATTGATTAATGTCTGGTAGCCCCTTCCGCCTGCAAGAGTCTTAAAATAGGCCACAATTTTAGCATCAAGGAAAATATTCACTCGAACTTTTCCTTTGGGTAACTCTTTTCCACCAAATCGAATTTTAGCTTTACGAATTTGATCTTCTGTTATCTCAGGGATATCAGATAAATCAATATGTTCTTCTTGCATTTTCTCAGTTGTTACATATTTAGGCAATGAATCCTTTATAAAAGATTTTCTGCTCATTCTTAGTTGCTTTCCTCATAGATATAATGCGAATCTTATCTTTAATTTCTGTATGCGCAACAACAACTACTTTACCATACAACATACCAATTGTTATAAATCTTTGTTCTTCATAAAGAGATTTATGGTCTTCAAATGTGTAGGTTATACCACTAAATACAGTTTTTGCGTCAGTGAAATCTAACTGGTGTTTTAAAAGATTCCTTTTTCGTTTAGCTTCATCCCAGAGAAATTTCATAAATATTTATGCATAATTATACACATAATTAATAGTATAGTCAATTAAAAATAATTGAACAAATTCTCATTAAGATTATCAAGCCTGGTTTTCTTTCGCTAGCTCTCTCCTCAAAACTTTACCCACTGTAGTTTTCGGTAATGTGTCTCTGAATTCAACGTATTTCGGAATTTTGTATTTTGCTAACGAATCCTTGCAATGGTTAAGAATATCTTCCTTCGTCACACTCTGGTTTTCCCTGATTACAATCCAGGCTTTCACCGATTCTCCCTGATATTCATCCGGAATACCCGCTACACCAACCTCAACGACGGCTGGATGGGAAGCGATGGCTTCTTCAACCTCCCGAGGCCACACCTGGAAACCACTCGGTTTGATCAAATCCTTCTTGCGATCGACGATAAAAAGGTAGCCATCTTCATCTAAATAACCCATATCACCGGTATATAACCAACCGTCTATGATTGTTTCTGCAGTCTCTTCTGGCTGATTCCAATATCCTTGCATAAGCTGTTTTGCTTTAATTAAGATCTCTCCGACTTCTCCAGTAGGTTTGTTGCTCTTGCCAGTTTCGACATCAACAATTCGTAAATCAACATCAGGCAGGGGTAATCCTACCGACCCTTCTTTATACTTGCCATTCACGGGTACAAAAACACCGGCCATCATGGATTCAGTAAGGGCATAACCTTCAACCATTGACCCTCCGGTAACAGCATCGAACCGTTTCTTTGTTTCTGCCATCAACGGTGCCGCCCCGGAGATACAAACCTTGATTGACGTAAAATCAACTTTTCTTGACTGCACATCTTTATGGCCTAAAAGTGCATTGAAAATAGTGGGCACACCTGGTAAAAGTCCGGGTTTATACTTCTTAACCGTCTTAACCAAATCATCAATCTCCCGGGGATTTGGTATCAGAATAAGCGGATGCCTGCCCAAAATGCATTTCCCCATAATCGCAACATTTCCTGCTACATGGAATAGCGGAAATGTTCCCACATGCGGATCTTGCCATTCAACAAGTACCTCACCAAACCATGCATTCAATTGACACGCTGCGATAAAAATTCCACGATGAGTTCCAATTGCGCCCTTCGGAGTGCCAGTCGTTCCTCCTGTAAACAATAACAGGGCAGGATCATCTGGTTCTATGATAACATCTGGCCGGCCAGTATTTTGATGCTTTTGCAAAAGATCTTTAAACCAGATGTCGTCATCGCTAAGAGTGATTCGATGGCCTTCTTTCTTTTCTTTCGCAAGGGTGAATAATACTCGGAGAAGCGGGGGGAGAAATTCTTTGATATTCGTTGCAATTATTTTTTTGAGTCCACAATTAGCCTGGATCGATTTTAAGTTTTTATAGAAAGGTGTTAAAACCACTACAATTTCCGCCCCACATTCCTTAATCAATTCTTCCAATTCGTCCACTGTATAGAGTGGGTTCATCATCGCGGCAATGGCACCGGCTTTCCAGGCGCCGAATTGGGCAATCATGGTTTGTGGACAATTCGGCAAAAGGATTGCGACTCGATCTCCTTTTTTCACGCCCAGCGAGATTAATCCCTGGGCAAAATCGTTGCTTAACTGGTCGAATTCTAAGTAGGATATTTTATTTCCTTTGAATATAAAAGCAGTATGGTCCGGTCGTTCTTTGGCCGTCTCCTTGACCATATCCACTAAGGTTTTATCCGGATAGGGTTCTAAACTATGCGGAACGCCTTCATCGTAACTCTTTAGCCAGGGTTTATCAGACATATATCATTCCTTCCATTTTAGTGCGCCGACTTTGACTAAGTCCTCGATGTATCGAGCGATTATTTTAGTTTGAAAAGGATTAAATTCGGCGCTCATGGCATTACGGATTTCCGTGACAGTCCGTTTACCATCGATGAAATTAACCAATTCAAACCTGTGGGTGCCATTCAGGTTAAACTCACCGGATCTATACCAGGCAGATTGATTTGCTGAAAGTTCACTCTCGGGTAAACCAAAATCAAGCGGCCCCCTGGTTAATCGAATGGGCACTCTTTTATCTTCATTCTCTTGCACCGATCCATTGGTGCTGATAGATGATGAAATGCTTTTTAATAAGATCTTATGCTGTTGTTTGAATTGCTCGATCATTGCGTTAACGACTTGTTTTATTTTTGTTGACTGGTTGAAGTGAAGTATAGAAGAGGTCGATTCTATTTCCCAATTTAAAACATGGTTTAAAGCATTCTTTGCTTCAAGCAAACTTTGATCATGGACTTTCCTTGCCATTGCTCCCATTCTTCCCGCGCCATTAGAACCCGACAGGTAGGCAAGATCGACGCCTTGATCCGCTTCAAGGTTGGCTAGATACCACATGGTTCCCGTAGCGATCAATTCACACCGTTCCAGCTCGACCGGATCGATTTTATCCGGGGTATCCTCGGAAGTATGGTGGGTATAATCCGGCGAGTGGCTAAACATTACACCAGGAATTTTACGTTCGATGAACATCATGTGATCGCTGCCTCCGCTATAGGAAGTCACCCTGTAATTAAATTTTGCAAGGCTTCCCCGCGGAGTCCGGATATTCATCCGATCTACCATTTCCGCCATATTAGCTACCACGTCATTGACAGCAGAAGGAATCGAGGCTGGCGTTCTGGTTAATATCAAACTGGAATGAAGCAATTCAAGATTTTCCCCAACCATGTCCATATTTATATTCGCTAAAAATTTACCACCGAGTGCAGGGCCGGTCATCTCAGGATGGGCGTCGATATAAGCCATGGTTCCGTACCATTCCGGGATCCAGATAAAGCGGAACGATCTCTTTGGTCGCGGCAATCGGCCGGAATCGATCAATTCATGCAAGGTTCTTGCGATATCCAGCAATGCCGCCGAACCGCTTGCATTGTCATTCGCCGATTCTTTTGGATGATCCAGGTGAGCTGAAAAGACCAACTCTTCATCAGGTAACTCAGAGCCGCGAATGGTTGCAACTGGAACATCCATAAAGTATGATTCTAGTCCGATGCCTTTTACTTGCCCCCGAACCACCACCTTTTTACCGGAAAGCAATAGATTCTTTAATTTCTCTCCCTGCCTATTGGTAAGATTAAATCCAAATGTTACCCGATCCAACTCCTCAGTTTTCGGCCACATGCCGGTATAAGCCAGCATGTCCGGATATTCTTTGGCTCTTTCGTCATCTAAATAGCAAACCACTGCTTTTGCGCCATATTTTAAAACGGCCAACCTGTGAACAGATCCACCATATCCGGTCGCCAGTACGATTTTACCATCCACATCTTTGCCATCGTAATCTGCATCACTGGTGCCGCGACCGACCCAGGCCAGTTCAGCCGTTACATCGCCGGAATTTGAATAGGTAATTACACTCATGGCAATTTCCGGATAACCAACGATCCGTTCATCGTAGGGTTCGATCATTCGCAATTCACCCCATTCTATATCCCAGCCAGAAGGAGACTGCCAGGTTTGGTATTTGACTTTACCGTCGGATTTGAAGGATTCGAT
It contains:
- a CDS encoding MFS transporter, giving the protein MNKKWPNVILLSFSCLMAMSLWFSATAIAPIVVDEWHLTDGEAAWLTMSVQIGFAVGALLIALFNLADLIKPRVIYGIGCLFGALVNWLVTISGDYFAIVIALRFLTGAALAAVYPVAMKILTTWMKSDRGLGLGILVGCLAIGSASPHFIRTVFQLSEWKPVLILSSLSTVLAAGLVLKFTQLGPYAEPVPPFRWRYILDIFKDRSIMQANMGYFGHMWELYAMWTWIAFFLLESFRLAPSASWIGFLGVEKSATMAAFATIAVGGLGSFAAGYLADRWGRSRTTILSMIISGLCAGTIGFFFGGNPTIVILIALIWGFAIVADSAQFSGAVSELCDKKFIGTALTLQTSIGFMLTIVSIRLIPVVVDKIGWNWAFTILVIGPIIGSYAMWKLKNSPAAIKLAGGRG
- a CDS encoding DUF3179 domain-containing protein, whose amino-acid sequence is MYGRDYNGKTYTLEASGGLINGSLVMQDKETDSYWFIMSDEVIAGELAGTKINEMPVGKKMRWKDWLRKHPDTLVLSVGGKEDVDGNHYANYFESSEGFRGLKAKDTRLHTKQPIYSFHLEGDAYAVPYFLMEDGRSFELRNDLYVFFYRPKDVDLLHSTVAYISNTGDFQKQNSSWIHSESKCQFDSETGLFNGEGDNCPSKLNGFDTFWYNWSLNNPGTKILAE
- a CDS encoding DUF3179 domain-containing protein gives rise to the protein MTVKKFGIILLWVIFGLVNTAMTQTKDIFKQFQQIIPRGRIAAIVKPKFVPANKAKVNEDSWIFGVEIDGQTRAYSLSLLNSHEVVNDKIGETNFAAVW
- a CDS encoding FAD-dependent oxidoreductase; its protein translation is MELHPGYFVAIFGGACAGSEAAHQLAQRGIYSVVIEKNPLPYGKIEDGLPKWHVKLRNKEEKKIDDKINQQYVSYVPNMKLGETIDFDEIVNNWGFSAVLLATGAWKDRPMTVPGIDDYIGKGFYYQNPFVDWFNHYHESDYDRELYEIHDDAVVIGGGLASIDVVKILMLESTLRVLEKRGLESDLFSLDKKGIPKILDGLGLQFEDLELKGCTLYYRRRDIDMPLASPPENATPEQLQKTQMVRQKILQNAQRKYCFRFQPCSVPVDKIVDGDRLVGLVFQKSEIIDGKVKLIPGSTFEVRSPLVISSIGSIPESTNKIPMKGELFIIDNENTGKMEGYENVFALGNAVTGRGNIKESEVHGRIVVNHVMNDFLKWTHEDYTSLVNGDGGALNNQNRNLLTEEQIKSIQSRVVDLQKKVEYHGDYEKWVQEHKYERLEDILGIEA
- a CDS encoding BrnA antitoxin family protein; its protein translation is MSRKSFIKDSLPKYVTTEKMQEEHIDLSDIPEITEDQIRKAKIRFGGKELPKGKVRVNIFLDAKIVAYFKTLAGGRGYQTLINEALKDNIQNRDLETLLRQIIRDELQVKS
- a CDS encoding BrnT family toxin, giving the protein MKFLWDEAKRKRNLLKHQLDFTDAKTVFSGITYTFEDHKSLYEEQRFITIGMLYGKVVVVAHTEIKDKIRIISMRKATKNEQKIFYKGFIA
- a CDS encoding long-chain fatty acid--CoA ligase; amino-acid sequence: MSDKPWLKSYDEGVPHSLEPYPDKTLVDMVKETAKERPDHTAFIFKGNKISYLEFDQLSNDFAQGLISLGVKKGDRVAILLPNCPQTMIAQFGAWKAGAIAAMMNPLYTVDELEELIKECGAEIVVVLTPFYKNLKSIQANCGLKKIIATNIKEFLPPLLRVLFTLAKEKKEGHRITLSDDDIWFKDLLQKHQNTGRPDVIIEPDDPALLLFTGGTTGTPKGAIGTHRGIFIAACQLNAWFGEVLVEWQDPHVGTFPLFHVAGNVAIMGKCILGRHPLILIPNPREIDDLVKTVKKYKPGLLPGVPTIFNALLGHKDVQSRKVDFTSIKVCISGAAPLMAETKKRFDAVTGGSMVEGYALTESMMAGVFVPVNGKYKEGSVGLPLPDVDLRIVDVETGKSNKPTGEVGEILIKAKQLMQGYWNQPEETAETIIDGWLYTGDMGYLDEDGYLFIVDRKKDLIKPSGFQVWPREVEEAIASHPAVVEVGVAGIPDEYQGESVKAWIVIRENQSVTKEDILNHCKDSLAKYKIPKYVEFRDTLPKTTVGKVLRRELAKENQA
- a CDS encoding DUF4910 domain-containing protein, which encodes MKNLIQYTIVLTLLLVNIGFGQQNNQLLSSEIRDLLHESLSGELAKDHVIQITRHHRIQGSRGYRDAANYVLQQLRGFGFSEKDAYIESFKSDGKVKYQTWQSPSGWDIEWGELRMIEPYDERIVGYPEIAMSVITYSNSGDVTAELAWVGRGTSDADYDGKDVDGKIVLATGYGGSVHRLAVLKYGAKAVVCYLDDERAKEYPDMLAYTGMWPKTEELDRVTFGFNLTNRQGEKLKNLLLSGKKVVVRGQVKGIGLESYFMDVPVATIRGSELPDEELVFSAHLDHPKESANDNASGSAALLDIARTLHELIDSGRLPRPKRSFRFIWIPEWYGTMAYIDAHPEMTGPALGGKFLANINMDMVGENLELLHSSLILTRTPASIPSAVNDVVANMAEMVDRMNIRTPRGSLAKFNYRVTSYSGGSDHMMFIERKIPGVMFSHSPDYTHHTSEDTPDKIDPVELERCELIATGTMWYLANLEADQGVDLAYLSGSNGAGRMGAMARKVHDQSLLEAKNALNHVLNWEIESTSSILHFNQSTKIKQVVNAMIEQFKQQHKILLKSISSSISTNGSVQENEDKRVPIRLTRGPLDFGLPESELSANQSAWYRSGEFNLNGTHRFELVNFIDGKRTVTEIRNAMSAEFNPFQTKIIARYIEDLVKVGALKWKE